The genomic segment CACATCACCAAATGAAGTTTCTAAAATTTCAAAGTTTCCAGAGCTTCGAATTATAGGACAATTCAATAAAACCTATATTTTAGGTGAGGTATATAATGAGCTTTACCTAATTGACCAACATGCAGCTCATGAAAAAGTATTATTTGAAAAATATAAAAAAGAAATTACAAATTCCGAGGTGCTATCCCAAATTTTACTTACGTCAATAGTAATAGAGCTTAATCAAGATGATTACACTTATTATATTGAAAATGAAGCAGTGTTTAAAAATTCTGGTTTTGACATTATTGAATTTGGTGAAAACACAATAAGTATTAGGGAAGTTCCAATAATACTTGGTAAACCGGATATTAAAAATCTCTTTAATGAAATATTAGATAATTTAAAAAACATGGGCAGTGGTAAAACTGTAGAAGTTAAATATAATCGTATAGCATCTATGGCATGTAAAGCAGCTGTAAAAGCAAATAATCAGCTAACGGAGCTTGAAATGAACAAATTAATTGATGATTTAAGATATATTGATGAACCTTTTACTTGTCCCCATGGAAGACCTACAATAATAAAAGTTACACTTAATGAACTTGAAAAAAGATTTAAAAGAATACAATAGAAAAAAGGTGGAAACATGAAAGATTTATTTATTTTAGCAGGCCCTACAGCTGTAGGTAAAACAGAAATCTCTATAAAACTTGCGCAAAAGCTAAAGGGAGAGATCATATCAGCAGATTCAATGCAAATATACAAATGTATGGATGTTGGTTCTGCTAAGATTTCATTCGAGGAGATGAGGGGAGTTCCTCATCATCTAATAGATATAATAGAGCCTAGTGAAGAGTTTAGTGTGTCTGAGTTTAAAGAAAGAGCTGAAAGTGCTATTGAAGATATAAGTAATAAAAATAAACTCCCAATGCTAGTTGGTGGAACTGGGTTTTACATAAATTCGTTAATATACAACTATAGCTTTGCGCGTACCAACAAAGATGAAGAGTATAGAGAGTATCTTACAAAACTTTCAGATGAAAAAGGAAACGAATATGTACATAGCTTACTTAAAGATATTGATGAGGAATCTTACAATAAACTATATCCTAATGATTTAAAAAGGGTTATTAGAGCTTTAGAAGTGTACAAAGTAAGTGGTAAACCCATGAGTGAGTTTAAATCAGAGCAAAATATTTTGGATATTCCTTATAATGTACATTATTTTGTACTAAACATGGATAGACAAAAATTGTATAATAGAATTAACCAACGCGTAGATATAATGTTTGAAAATAATTTAATAGATGAAGTTATAAAATTAAAAGATATGGGCTACAATTCAGATATGCAGTCAATGAAGGGTATAGGAT from the Clostridium sp. CM027 genome contains:
- the miaA gene encoding tRNA (adenosine(37)-N6)-dimethylallyltransferase MiaA, whose amino-acid sequence is MKDLFILAGPTAVGKTEISIKLAQKLKGEIISADSMQIYKCMDVGSAKISFEEMRGVPHHLIDIIEPSEEFSVSEFKERAESAIEDISNKNKLPMLVGGTGFYINSLIYNYSFARTNKDEEYREYLTKLSDEKGNEYVHSLLKDIDEESYNKLYPNDLKRVIRALEVYKVSGKPMSEFKSEQNILDIPYNVHYFVLNMDRQKLYNRINQRVDIMFENNLIDEVIKLKDMGYNSDMQSMKGIGYKEVLYYLNGEISLNEAIEMIKQGSRNYAKRQLTWFRKDPRVTWINKDDFSSDDEIVEYIADMSKL